Proteins encoded in a region of the Zea mays cultivar B73 chromosome 2, Zm-B73-REFERENCE-NAM-5.0, whole genome shotgun sequence genome:
- the LOC103646198 gene encoding uncharacterized protein isoform X1 has protein sequence MIIVNIVHDISRMFGRGSPRMNLIQAAAMQRVSPRSTTNKRKKRTSPKVGRLRANWNSGLEKGLVEILQDHNNDCYKGQNGWSSEAWNRIVKLFHEKFPYVTFTKCQIQDKEKELKRDYKALKEARQQSGVSWDERLCRIEAEEPIWNNLTISNERLKKFRTKSFPLFEALGELHDGNIAEGTMNFTSIEPYRPPVTQPCQGAATHPSQAAFMLTQPSQPSFTQPSQPAFTQPSRIAYTQPSQAAFAQPSQAAFAQPSQAAFTQPSQAAFAHPSQATITQAISNEDDDLRVLDPIAPTSVSKRAKNVGAGSSRTRIDKRGQDGKVVEMMERFLEMKEKQDEVEKRATTNANEDDFPITTCIAIVDGMEELSDDEKVDAYDVFKDAQNRAIFMIAKDATRIKWLRKKIART, from the exons ATGATTATAGTCAACATCGTTCATGATATAT CAAGAATGTTTGGAAGAGGATCTCCTAGGATGAACCTGATCCAAGCTGCAGCTATGCAAAGAGTATCCCCTAGATCTACTACTAACAAGCGCAAGAAGAGAACATCACCAAAAG TTGGTCGTCTTAGAGCAAACTGGAATAGTGGACTAGAAAAGGGTTTAGTTGAAATTCTTCAAGACCACAACAATGACTGTTATAAGGGCCAAAATGGGTGGTCATCGGAAGCATGGAATAGAATTGTCAAGTTATTCCATGAGAAATTCCCTTATGTCACATTTACAAAATGCCAAATCCAAGATAAAGAGAAAGAGTTAAAGAGAGACTACAAGGCTCTTAAAGAGGCAAGACAACAAAGTGGGGTATCATGGGATGAGCGGTTGTGTAGAATAGAGGCAGAAGAACCCATTTGGAATAACCTCACCATT AGTAACGAGAGACTTAAGAAGTTTCGGACTAAATCTTTCCCACTATTTGAGGCTTTAGGAGAGCTACATGATG GGAATATTGCTGAGGGAACCATGAATTTTACTTCTATTGAGCCTTATCGACCTCCAGTCACACAACCTTGTCAAGGTGCTGCTACACATCCTTCTCAAGCTGCTTTTATGCTCACACAGCCTTCTCAACCGTCTTTCACACAACCTTCTCAACCCGCTTTCACACAACCTTCTCGAATTGCTTACACACAACCTTCTCAAGCCGCTTTCGCACAGCCTTCTCAAGCCGCTTTCGCACAGCCTTCTCAAGCCGCTTTCACACAGCCTTCTCAAGCCGCTTTCGCACATCCTTCTCAAGCTACAATCACACAAGCCATTTCTAATGAAGATGATGACCTCAGAGTATTAGATCCAATAGCCCCTACATCAGTGAGCAAAAGGGCAAAAAATGTTGGTGCTGGTAGTTCAAGGACAAGAATTGACAAGCGTGGACAAGATGGGAAGGTGGTTGAGATGATGGAAAGGTTTCTAGAGATGAAAGAAAAACAAGATGAGGTGGAGAAAAGGGCGACAACTAATGCAAATGAGGATGATTTCCCTATTACAACATGCATTGCTATTGTGGATGGAATGGAAGAGCTTTCTGATGATGAGAAGGTTGATGCTTATGATGTGTTTAAGGATGCCCAAAACAGGGCCATTTTCATGATTGCCAAAGATGCTACACGCATAAAatggttgaggaagaagattGCTAGAACATGA
- the LOC100275345 gene encoding uncharacterized protein LOC100275345: MADDPNMNFGAFSQSLCNQHVVSFQTSVATSGSGGMPTYLDCSTGMDASVGMLTTPSVVVSTGSSNMPADSGQSLKYGGPLAADWTQVELEILRDGMEKYVHEQGIMKYIKIAASLPNKTVRDVAMRCQWVGKKVNTRRRKPQEHHTGRNTKERKDKFVEPALWGTNHPLQTGMTASSFVPHNGQNAMFISGASEIDRPVLHLLEENNRLLNQIETNIQRFQPHNNIDLFHRARRNINDLVQITTQLPGLRTKMPPLTVAIDENLASFVLPGITMDQVLGSNDLKEEPRGW; the protein is encoded by the exons ATGGCAGACGATCCTAACATGAATTTTGGGGCATTCTCCCAGTCACTCTGCAACCAGCATGTAGTTTCATTTCAGACAAGCGTAGCCACTAGCGGCTCAGGAGGCATGCCAACATACCTGGATTGTTCCACTGGGATGGATGCCAGCGTGGGGATGCTGACCACACCTTCAGTGGTTGTTTCCACTGGTTCATCTAATATGCCAGCAGATTCCGGGCAGAGCCTCAAATATGGAGGGCCACTGGCTGCGGATTGGACACAGGTCGAGCTTGAAATTCTGAGAGATGGCATGGAGAA ATATGTTCATGAACAAGGCATCATGAAGTATATAAAGATAGCAGCATCGTTACCGAACAAGACAGTAAGAGATGTCGCAATGAGGTGCCAGTGGGTAGGG AAGAAAGTAAATACAAGACGAAGGAAACCCCAAGAACACCATACTGGGAGAAATACAAAAGAAAGAAAG GATAAATTTGTAGAGCCTGCGCTGTGGGGAACAAATCATCCTCTTCAAACAGGCATGACAGCCTCTTCATTTGTGCCGCATAATGGCCAAAACGCTATGTTTATATCTGGAG CCTCAGAGATAGATCGTCCAGTGCTGCATCTGCTGGAGGAAAATAATAGGCTTCTTAATCAAATCGAAACAAATATTCAGAGATTTCAG CCTCATAACAACATCGATCTCTTCCATCGGGCAAGAaggaacattaatgatcttgtacAAAT CACGACCCAACTGCCTGGGCTGAGGACCAAGATGCCTCCACTTACTGTGGCAATAGATGAAAATCTTGCTAGCTTCGTGCTTCCTGGCATTACAATG GATCAAGTTCTTGGAAGCAACGATTTGAAGGAGGAGCCAAGAGGATGGTAG
- the LOC103646198 gene encoding uncharacterized protein isoform X2 — protein MFGRGSPRMNLIQAAAMQRVSPRSTTNKRKKRTSPKVGRLRANWNSGLEKGLVEILQDHNNDCYKGQNGWSSEAWNRIVKLFHEKFPYVTFTKCQIQDKEKELKRDYKALKEARQQSGVSWDERLCRIEAEEPIWNNLTISNERLKKFRTKSFPLFEALGELHDGNIAEGTMNFTSIEPYRPPVTQPCQGAATHPSQAAFMLTQPSQPSFTQPSQPAFTQPSRIAYTQPSQAAFAQPSQAAFAQPSQAAFTQPSQAAFAHPSQATITQAISNEDDDLRVLDPIAPTSVSKRAKNVGAGSSRTRIDKRGQDGKVVEMMERFLEMKEKQDEVEKRATTNANEDDFPITTCIAIVDGMEELSDDEKVDAYDVFKDAQNRAIFMIAKDATRIKWLRKKIART, from the exons ATGTTTGGAAGAGGATCTCCTAGGATGAACCTGATCCAAGCTGCAGCTATGCAAAGAGTATCCCCTAGATCTACTACTAACAAGCGCAAGAAGAGAACATCACCAAAAG TTGGTCGTCTTAGAGCAAACTGGAATAGTGGACTAGAAAAGGGTTTAGTTGAAATTCTTCAAGACCACAACAATGACTGTTATAAGGGCCAAAATGGGTGGTCATCGGAAGCATGGAATAGAATTGTCAAGTTATTCCATGAGAAATTCCCTTATGTCACATTTACAAAATGCCAAATCCAAGATAAAGAGAAAGAGTTAAAGAGAGACTACAAGGCTCTTAAAGAGGCAAGACAACAAAGTGGGGTATCATGGGATGAGCGGTTGTGTAGAATAGAGGCAGAAGAACCCATTTGGAATAACCTCACCATT AGTAACGAGAGACTTAAGAAGTTTCGGACTAAATCTTTCCCACTATTTGAGGCTTTAGGAGAGCTACATGATG GGAATATTGCTGAGGGAACCATGAATTTTACTTCTATTGAGCCTTATCGACCTCCAGTCACACAACCTTGTCAAGGTGCTGCTACACATCCTTCTCAAGCTGCTTTTATGCTCACACAGCCTTCTCAACCGTCTTTCACACAACCTTCTCAACCCGCTTTCACACAACCTTCTCGAATTGCTTACACACAACCTTCTCAAGCCGCTTTCGCACAGCCTTCTCAAGCCGCTTTCGCACAGCCTTCTCAAGCCGCTTTCACACAGCCTTCTCAAGCCGCTTTCGCACATCCTTCTCAAGCTACAATCACACAAGCCATTTCTAATGAAGATGATGACCTCAGAGTATTAGATCCAATAGCCCCTACATCAGTGAGCAAAAGGGCAAAAAATGTTGGTGCTGGTAGTTCAAGGACAAGAATTGACAAGCGTGGACAAGATGGGAAGGTGGTTGAGATGATGGAAAGGTTTCTAGAGATGAAAGAAAAACAAGATGAGGTGGAGAAAAGGGCGACAACTAATGCAAATGAGGATGATTTCCCTATTACAACATGCATTGCTATTGTGGATGGAATGGAAGAGCTTTCTGATGATGAGAAGGTTGATGCTTATGATGTGTTTAAGGATGCCCAAAACAGGGCCATTTTCATGATTGCCAAAGATGCTACACGCATAAAatggttgaggaagaagattGCTAGAACATGA
- the LOC103646199 gene encoding psbQ-like protein 3, chloroplastic produces the protein MASRLAVQALSASLLSLAETTSPKPPKQQSQRPRAASSSSSSRRRLAATAGAIILASQLLPPVASSAAGTFDLQLMLPEKSSEEAEAVVRIHARNLLGVKRFIDAGAWRELQAALRSNASNLKQDLYAIIQARPTGQRSELRRLYSDLFNSVTSLDYAARDKDALQVQEHYGNIVSALDEIFSKIT, from the exons ATGGCATCGCGGCTCGCTGTACAGGCGCTGTCCGCGAGCCTGTTGTCGCTTGCGGAAACTACGTCCCCCAAACCACCGAAGCAACAGTCGCAGAGGCCAAGGGcagccagcagcagcagcagcagccggaggAGGCTAGCAGCGACGGCGGGGGCGATAATCCTGGCGTCCCAGCTACTGCCGCCCGTGGCGAGTAGCGCCGCCGGCACGTTCGACCTGCAGCTCATGCTGCCGGAGAAGTCCAGCGAGGAGGCCGAGGCCGTGGTGCGGATCCACGCGCGCAACCTGCTGGGGGTGAAGCGCTTCATCGACGCCGGGGCGTGGCGGGAGCTGCAGGCGGCGCTGCGCTCCAATGCGTCCAACCTCAAGCAGGACCTGTACGCCATCATACAGGCGAGGCCCACGGGGCAGCGCTCTGAGCTCCGCAGGCTCTACTCCGACCTCTTCAACAGCGTCACCAGC CTGGATTACGCCGCCAGAGACAAGGACGCGCTCCAGGTGCAGGAGCACTACGGCAACATCGTCTCCGCTCTCGACGAGATTTTCTCCAAGATCACGTAG